The region ATGCATAAGCTTTTGTCTATGCTCCATGGATTTTAACATGGAATAGATTCTTGAaaatttttgtttacatttgaTATGCCTAAGGTCAGTTTGAATATGTACAAAGTGCTAAGAAAATACATGTTACAAATAATCAGGTCATCTATGTTTTTCAAGTatactgaaaataattaaataaagtatttttttaaattaagacatcAGTATAAATTATAGTTTAACAGATTTTTAGCTAGCAGATATTTCTATACAAGTTTTTGTTTCTGCAAAAATAATGACCTTCTACCAATAGCTGAGAATACACAAAGTGCACTTAGCAATGTCAAAAAAATTCAACAAGAGTAGACTTCTCAGTGAGGTTAGTGACACCATCTTAGCACAGTCAGTCTATGGCCCTCAAGAACAAGCTTGTGGTAGAATAAattcagagattttttaaaacccaTTGCAAGGAGGGAAAACAGTAGAGCAGTACTATATcacaacaaacaaatgaaaatatagtcATTACAAGATTTAGAGTACAGATTGATTTTATgcaatttataaatatatcagtGCTTTGGTGAGCTTCAGGTAAAGCAAAGGATCTATATAGGGATTAACGTAAGTTATTGAGTCTTGTTAGGACCCTACTGCCTGAACTGAGAACGGGTAGCTAAGCTGTTCTGGTTGGCATCTGATGACTTTACTTTATGAATTCTGACTTGAAACCATGTAATTCCCTACTTTAGGcatatgtaattaaaatatatggcCAGAGGAAGTGTTCACTGGGAAGAGATTAACTGGCTGAGGCTTATCTGATAAGTAGCAAGTCATAGAAAAATAGAGCATTTTGGcactctgaggggaaaaaaatttcaaagggtCTAAAcctaaaaacaagagaaaactctacacatggacatcaccagatggtcaacaccaaaatcagattaattatattctttgcagccaaagatggagaagctctatacagtcagcaaaaacaagaccgggatctgactgtggctcagatcatgaacaccttattgccaaattcagacttcaattgaagaaagtagggaagaccactagacaattcagatatgaccaaaatcaaatcccttatgactatacagtggaagtgagaagtagatttaagggactagatctcatagacagagagtctgatgaactatggacggaggttcgtgacattgtacaggatcaAGGACCTGTACAAGGAtcaagacagggatcaagaccatccccatggaaaagaaaagcaaaaaggcaaaatggaagtctgaggaggcctaaaaaatagctgtgaaaagaagagaagcaaaaagcaaaggagaaaaggaaagatattcccatttgaatgcagagttccaaagaatagccaggagagataagaaagccttcctcagtgatcaattcaaagaaatagaggaaagcaacagaatgggaaagactagagatctcttcaagaaaattagagataccaagggaacattaaacacaaagatgggttcgataaaggacagaaatggtatggacctaacagaagtggaagatgaaaaggtgacaagaatacacagaagaactgtacaaaaaaggtcttcatgacccagataatcacaatggtgtgctcactcacctagagacagacatcctggaatgtgaagtcaagtgggccttagaaagcatcactatgaacaaagctagtggaggggatggaattccagttgagctatttcaaatcctaaaagatgatgctatgaaagtgctgcattcaatatgccagcaaatttggaaaactcagcagtggccacaggactggaaaaggtcagttttcattccaatccctaagaaaggcaaagccaaaaaatgctcaaactactgcacaattgcactcatttcaaactctagtaaggtaatgctcaaaattctccaagccaggcttcagcaatacatgaactgtgaacttccaggtgttcaagctggttttagaaaaggcagaggaaccagggatcattgccaatatccactggatcatcgaaaaagcaagagagttccagaaaaacatctatttctgctttattgactatgccaaagccttcgactgtgtggatcacaacaaactgtggaaaatcctgaaagagatgggaataccagaccacctgacctgcctcttgagaaacctgtatgcaggtcaggaagcaacagttagaactggacatggaacaacagaatggttccaaacaggaaaaggagaatatcaaggctgtatgttgtcaccctgcttatttaacttatatgcagagtacatcatgagaaacgctgagctggatgaaatacaagctggaatcaagattaccgggagaaatatcaataacctcagatatgctgatgacaccacccttatggcagaaagtgaagaggaactaaaaagcctcttgatgaaagtgaaaattgagagtgaaaaagttggcttaaagcttaacattcagaaaactaagatcatggcatctggtcccatcacttcatgggaaatagatggggagacagtggaaacagtgtcagacttgattttttggagctccaaaatcactgcagatggtgactgcagccatgaaattaaaagacgcttactccttggaaggaaagtgatgaccaacctagatagcatattaaaaagcagaacattactttgccaacaaaggtccatctggtcaaggctatggtttttccagtggtcatgtatggatgtgagatttggactgtgaagaaagctgagtgtcaaaaaattgatgcttttgagctatggtgttggagaagacccttgagagtccctgggactgcaaggagatccaaccagttcatcctaaaggaattcaatcctgggtgtgcattggaaggactgatgctgaagctgaaactccagtactttggccacctcatgtgagaagttgactcattgcaaaagaccgtgatgctgggagggattgggggcaggaggagaaggggacgacggaagatgagatggctggatggcatcaccaactcgatgggcatgggtttgtgtagactccggtagttggtgatggacagggaggcctagcgtgctgtgaatcatggtgtcccaaagagtcggacacgactgagtgactgaactgaactggaacctAAAATGACATTGaagagttaaaagaaaagaaagtcatacatatgcacacatataagAAGTACAtagctaataaggacctactgtatagcacagggaacgctacaCAATACTCTGCAAaggtctatatgggaaaagaagtttaaaatgaagatgtgatttgtagatttctttttcctggttgATTCCTGGAAAATCACTGGGAAGTTATAGGAGGAAATTGATGTCATGGAAGCAAAATAGAGAGAAGACAGAACAGTGAACCATTTTCAAAAgctatttaaagtataaaaattacCTTGATTTAAACACAAATTGCACCATTGTGGCCCATGTAATAAAGGTACTACAAAACTATAGGGTGATTTGCCACTACATTCTCTtcagaagaagaataaaattgttGATTGAGATTGTAGGTAGTTAAGAAGAGGGGGAAAGAATACAcgaaagaactgtacaaaaaagatgttcacggcgcagataatcacgatggtgtgatcactcacctagagccaaacatcctggaatatgaagtcaagtggggcttaggaagcttcactactaacaaagctagtggaagtgatggaatttcaggtgAGCTATTTCACGTGTCATacggtgatgctgtgaaagtgctgcactcaatatgtcagcaaatttggaaaactcagcagtggccacaggactggaaaaggtgcgttttcactccaatcccaaagaaagacaatgacaaagaatgctcaaactaccgcacaattgcactcatctcacatgctagcaaagtaatgctcaaaattctgcaagccaggcttcatcaataagtgaactgtgaagttccagatgctgaagctggatttacaaaagtcagaggaaccagagatcaaattgccaacatcctttggatcatcaaaaaaccaagagagttccagaaaaacatctatttctgctttattgactatgtcaaagactttgaaagtgtggatcacaataacctgtggaaaattctgaaagaaatgggaataccagactacctgacctgcctcttgagaaatctgtacacaggtcaagaagcaacacttagaactggacatggaacaacagattggttccaaaaaggaaaaggagtaattcaaggctgtatatggtcaccctgcttgtttaacttatatgcagagtacatcatcagaaatgtgggcaggatgaagcacaagctggaatcaagatgctgggagaaatatcaataacctcagatatgcagatgacaccaccttatggtagaagtgaagagctaaagagcctttgatgaaactgaaacaggagagtgaaaaatttgacttaaagctcaacattcagaaaactaagatcatggcatctgataccatacttcatggcagatagatggggaaacagtggaaacagtggcagactttatttttggcgggctccaaaatcactgcagatggtgactgcagccatgaaattaaaggttgcttattccttggaagaaaagttatgaccaacctagacaatgtatttaaaagcagagacattacgttgacaacaaagttctgtctaaacaaggctgtggtttttccaatagtcatgtatggatgtgagagttggaccataaagaaagctgagcactgaagcacTGAAActtttgtggtgttggagaagactcttgagagtcccttggacttcaaggagatccaaccagtccatcctaaaggagatcagccctgagtgttcactggaaggactgatgttgaagctgaaactccaatactttggccacctgatgcgaagaactgactcatttgaaaagactctgacattgggaaagatttaaggcaggaggagaaggggatgacagaggatgagatggttggatggcatcactgactcaatggacaggagtttgagtaaactctgggagttggtgatggacagggaggcctggcatgcctcaggtcatggagttgcaaagagttggacatgactgagtgactgaactgaactgaactgaacaaatttcTCAGAAATTACTGGATTCGCCTGACAGGATTGGTGGATGAAAAAAAGTCTAGAAATTCATGATATTCTTAAAAATGCtcattttggggggaaaatgtgTGGCTATGAGAAGTACACTATGTAAGATAATTAAGACAATAAGTAATACTTCTGTCTTCTTGGTATGATGGAAATAATGTACCACGAGAGTAAAATAGAATGCTGAGTCAAATTTTATTAGGTTCATGattgtaatctttaaaaatactaagGTAAGTTGGTCCCtttattttgtgtatattcttGATGCAGGTTAAGACTCAAAAATTACTTCGTTttgcattttatgtatatacatatattctactACAAGTTGAGGAATACTTAAAATCCAAAATTAAATGAATCTCAAATTATGATTAAAAGAACTATGACCTTTTTTGCATTCAGATGAAAATGGTAGAAGTAATACATCTTAGTCATGcaaaagcatatatatttattctcttcAGTCTAAATGTTATTGGTTTGTTATTTTTGTGTTGTCAGGGTAAACATCAATCAGTCTGAAATCTTTGTTTTGGATATGACACAGTAGGACATGTCATGATAATGTTTCCATTGTGgcaacaagaaaaagacaaatttcaAGAATGATATATTAAACCATCAGATAGCTAAGAAAGTAACACAGACCAAATGAACAAAACTTTAAGAGACAGGATAACCATTCAAAAGCAAGTTGACAATTGCTAACCACTTTTCCCTCCAGCGAACTATTTGCTGTCTGGACATGGGCTGAGGATCAGTCCTGACCCAGGAGAAGGGCTTCGcctgggggacagggaagccagcaGAGTTTCAGCATCCATACAAAATTGCAGTAAAAATTTCAAACCTCCAAGGCCTCAAATGCATACCTAGGTTTTCCTATGAGACACTTGCTGAGTACTATGGCTGCACTAGGTGCTGGGGATCTAAACCCAGACAATATATAAAAGGCAGTAtgaaatctcttgcattcttgTGATTCTTAAGATAGAAAAACTTGCCAGTATGAGGGGTTTCCGTATTCTGACCTCTCAATTCTGTCATTTTCCAAGATTTGAAGCTGCAAAGACTGGAGTCTAGAAAGCTAAGTTAAAAGATCTCTGAAAGGAAGAACTGAATCTTCCACTTTTAAGATGAGGAGAAAGTGTCCTCCAGTTTCTTAGTTTAAATTTCTGAATAGTTCTGTCCTAGAAATGAGAGCATAGAAGACAAGCTAAGTGTGATTAAAACTGAAAACCAACCCTAACATGGGAGTGAAGTGATCAGCTTTTACCTTATATCTataaaagaagatagaaaaaagaCTTCTGTTAAAAGATAACACTATCTGTAGCCTTTATAGATTTTTATGAGCaactgtttttcagtcactaagtcatgtccaactctttgtgaccccagggactgcagcacaccaggcctccctgtccctcactatctcctggagttggcacAAGTCCATGTcgattgagttgatgatgctatccaaccatctcctttATGAGCGTAATAAGTATAAAGTTTTAAAGAACTaggcaaaaaaacaagaaaatctttGTGAATGTCAAtcatgaaaaaaactgaaaagaaaagcaggttgATACTAAAACTCACCTCATGCACAGAGAGAATTGTTAAGAACAGCACAAGGTTAGTTTCCATCAACATGttcatttctgctttgtaaagaaCACATGAATCACCTGGTCCCTGATTTGTTTGGTCTTGATCCCATAAACGATGGGGTTCAGCATAGGTGGAGCCAGAATATAGACATTCGCCAGCAGGACATGGATATGGGGTGAGATGTGATGTCCAAATCGCTGAGCAAGGACTGAGAAGATGCCAGGTACATAGAAGAGGATGATGACACAGACATGGGAGCCACATGTGTTGAGAGCTTTGTGATGAGCATCTTGGGAAGGGATGTAGAAGATAGCATGGAGAATCAgcacataagaaataaaaattaacacaacatctaTGACCAAAGTTGACATCAACACCAAAAACCCATACCAGATGTTTACTCGTATGTCATCACAGGAAAGACGGGCCAAGACAATGTGCTTACAAGCAGTGTTTGGGAGGATGTTACTTTTGCAGAAAGTCAGTcttttcaggagaaatatcacgGGGAAAATTGTACAACAGCTTCTGAGAATTAAGGTGACACCAATTTTCCCAATCAGTGTACGTGTAAGAACAGTGGTGTACCTCAGGGGACAGCAAATGGCAATATAGCGGTCAAATGCCATCACCAACAAGATCCCTGACTCAtagatgaaagtggaagagaggAAGAATACCTGAGTAATGCAACGATCAAGAGAGATTTCCCCAGCATGGAACCAGAAGATAGCCAAGGCCTGAGGGACTATGCACGTGGAGAGGACAATGTCTGCTCCAGCCAGAATGCAGAGGAAGAGGTACATGGGTTCATGAAGGCTGCGCTTTGTGACAATAATGAAGATGAGCAGGCTGTTCCCAAGCAGGGCAGTGACATAGGAAACAAAGAAGGGGATGGAGATCCACACGTGCTGGTCCTCTAGGCCAGGGATGCCCAGCAAGTGGAAGACTGTGTGACTGACACCAGTGTAGTTTAAGGCAGCCATATTTGATGAGACCACTAGGACTCCACCATCTATGtgcagagacagaaaaaaaaaatgaagatt is a window of Cervus canadensis isolate Bull #8, Minnesota chromosome 11, ASM1932006v1, whole genome shotgun sequence DNA encoding:
- the LOC122450608 gene encoding olfactory receptor 52B4-like; this translates as MAALNYTGVSHTVFHLLGIPGLEDQHVWISIPFFVSYVTALLGNSLLIFIIVTKRSLHEPMYLFLCILAGADIVLSTCIVPQALAIFWFHAGEISLDRCITQVFFLSSTFIYESGILLVMAFDRYIAICCPLRYTTVLTRTLIGKIGVTLILRSCCTIFPVIFLLKRLTFCKSNILPNTACKHIVLARLSCDDIRVNIWYGFLVLMSTLVIDVVLIFISYVLILHAIFYIPSQDAHHKALNTCGSHVCVIILFYVPGIFSVLAQRFGHHISPHIHVLLANVYILAPPMLNPIVYGIKTKQIRDQVIHVFFTKQK